In one Lolium rigidum isolate FL_2022 chromosome 3, APGP_CSIRO_Lrig_0.1, whole genome shotgun sequence genomic region, the following are encoded:
- the LOC124703002 gene encoding noroxomaritidine/norcraugsodine reductase-like, producing MAGAGGSRDKRWSLAGATALVTGGNKGIGHAIVEELVGFGARVHTCSENAAGLEECRRRWEELKVPVTVSVCDVSVPAERDKLMETVKQTFDGKLDILVNNAGRAIAKAAVEWTAEEYSHLMATNLDSSFHLSQLAHPLLLNASIAGGGSIVNISSAASSLGYPTLAVYCITKGGINQLTRSLATEWAQDKIRVNAVAPGGINTDMAKSMLPEVVEHELSRTPMHRLGEPLEVGSTVLFLCMPAASFVTGQIIFVDGGRTVCA from the exons ATGGCAGGCGCCGGCGGGAGCAGAGATAAAAGATGGAGTCTCGCCGGCGCAACGGCGCTGGTCACCGGCGGAAACAAAGGGATTGG GCATGCGATCGTGGAGGAGCTTGTCGGGTTCGGAGCGCGGGTGCACACGTGCTCCGAGAACGCGGCTGGGCTGGAGGAGTGCCGTCGGCGGTGGGAGGAGTTGAAGGTCCCGGTCACTGTGTCTGTCTGCGACGTCTCCGTGCCAGCTGAGAGGGATAAGCTCATGGAGACGGTGAAGCAGACCTTCGACGGCAAGCTCGACATACTA GTTAACAACGCGGGGCGGGCTATTGCTAAGGCGGCAGTGGAGTGGACGGCGGAGGAGTACTCGCATCTCATGGCGACTAACCTAGACTCATCCTTCCACCTCAGTCAGCTCGCTCACCCTCTACTGCTCAACGCCTCCATCGCCGGAGGAGGCAGCATCGTCAACATCTCCTCCGCTGCAAGCTCACTTGGCTACCCCACCCTCGCAGTTTATTGCATCACAAAAG GAGGAATTAACCAGCTTACCAGGAGCCTTGCTACCGAATGGGCTCAGGACAAGATTCGTGTGAACGCCGTCGCCCCTGGTGGGATCAACACTGACATGGCAAAAAGT ATGCTTCCGGAGGTCGTAGAGCATGAGCTGTCCAGGACTCCAATGCATCGGCTCGGTGAGCCACTGGAGGTTGGGTCGACGGTCTTGTTCCTTTGCATGCCAGCAGCTTCATTTGTCACTGGCCAGATCATCTTCGTCGACGGCGGCCGAACTGTTTGCGCTTAA